A region from the Variovorax sp. V93 genome encodes:
- a CDS encoding LysR family transcriptional regulator: protein MRDQALFDKIDLHLIRVLHTVLTDRSVSRAAIRLGMYQPAVSAALKRLRELSGDPLLVRSGSGMVPTDAGLRMIEPAASILRAAEMLFSDARGFEPQSAATTFRIAASDYMDPLFLPMLVAHVKREAPLCQIEIHALTPDSDYHGHLALGQVDLVIGNWQKPPEDLHMARLFGDEVVSLVNQDHPAVRRGWDLETWLAAEHIAPTPMHPGGRGIIDQMLDELGRQRNITARCAHFSLIPDMVASSLLVLTTGRQYCERFATRLPVKILECPVALPRLMYYQLWHERTHSSSSARWLRECIKDVAASLRPAFTTPASRAVAAEAPDPP from the coding sequence ATGCGTGATCAAGCGCTGTTCGACAAGATCGACCTTCATCTCATCAGGGTGCTTCACACCGTGCTGACCGACCGCAGCGTCTCGCGCGCCGCCATCCGCCTGGGCATGTACCAGCCGGCCGTCTCGGCCGCGCTGAAGCGCCTGCGCGAACTCTCGGGCGATCCGCTGCTGGTGCGCTCGGGCTCGGGCATGGTGCCGACCGATGCGGGGCTGCGGATGATCGAGCCGGCCGCGAGCATCCTGCGCGCGGCCGAGATGCTGTTCTCCGATGCGCGCGGCTTCGAGCCGCAGTCGGCGGCCACCACCTTCCGCATCGCCGCGAGCGACTACATGGACCCGCTGTTCCTGCCGATGCTGGTGGCGCACGTGAAGCGCGAGGCGCCGCTGTGCCAGATCGAGATCCATGCGCTCACGCCCGACTCGGACTATCACGGCCATCTGGCGCTCGGGCAGGTCGACCTGGTGATCGGCAACTGGCAGAAGCCCCCGGAAGACCTGCACATGGCGCGGCTCTTCGGCGACGAGGTGGTGTCGCTGGTCAACCAGGACCACCCGGCGGTGCGCCGCGGCTGGGACCTGGAGACCTGGCTCGCGGCCGAGCACATCGCGCCCACGCCCATGCACCCGGGCGGGCGCGGCATCATCGACCAGATGCTCGACGAGCTGGGCCGGCAGCGCAACATCACGGCGCGCTGCGCGCACTTCAGCCTGATCCCGGACATGGTCGCCTCGAGCCTGCTGGTGCTCACCACCGGGCGCCAGTACTGCGAGCGCTTCGCCACGCGCCTGCCGGTGAAGATCCTCGAATGCCCGGTGGCGCTGCCGCGCCTCATGTACTACCAGCTCTGGCACGAGCGCACCCATTCGTCGAGTTCCGCGCGCTGGCTGCGCGAATGCATCAAGGACGTGGCGGCCTCGCTGCGGCCCGCCTTCACCACGCCGGCCTCGCGGGCCGTTGCGGCCGAGGCCCCCGACCCGCCTTGA